The window NNNNNNNNNNNNNNNNNNNNNNNNNNNNNNNNNNNNNNNNNNNNNNNNNNNNNNNNNNNNNNNNNNNNNNNNNNNNNNNNNNNNNNNNNNNNNNNNNNNNNNNNNNNNNNNNNNNNNNNNNNNNNNNNNNNNNNNNNNNNNNNNNNNNNNNNNNNNNNNNNNNNNNNNNNNNNNNNNNNNNNNNNNNNNNNNNNNNNNNNNNNNNNNNNNNNNNNNNNNNNNNNNNNNNNNNNNNNNNNNNNNNNNNNNNNNNNNNNNNNNNNNNNNNNNNNNNNNNNNNNNNNNNNNNNNNNNNNNNNNNNNNNNNNNNNNNNNNNNNNNNNNNNNNNNNNNNNNNNNNNNNNNNNNNNNNNNNNNNNNNNNNNNNNNNNNNNNNNNNNNNNNNNNNNNNNNNNNNNNNNNNNNNNNNNNNNNNNNNNNNNNNNNNNNNNNNNNNNNNNNNNNNNNNNNNNNNNNNNNNNNNNNNNNNNNNNNNNNNNNNNNNNNNNNNNNNNNNNNNNNNNNNNNNNNNNNNNNNNNNNNNNNNNNNNNNNNNNNNNNNNNNNNNNNNNNNNNNNNNNNNNNNNNNNNNNNNNNNNNNNNNNNNNNNNNNNNNNNNNNNNNNNNNNNNNNNNNNNNNNNNNNNNNNNNNNNNNNNNNNNNNNNNNNNNNNNNNNNNNNNNNNNNNNNNNNNNNNNNNNNNNNNNNNNNNNNNNNNNNNNNNNNNNNNNNNNNNNNNNNNNNNNNNNNNNNNNNNNNNNNNNNNNNNNNNNNNNNNNNNNNNNNNNNNNNNNNNNNNNNNNNNNNNNNNNNNNNNNNNNNNNNNNNNNNNNNNNNNNNNNNNNNNNNNNNNNNNNNNNNNNNNNNNNNNNNNNNNNNNNNNNNNNNNNNNNNNNNNNNNNNNNNNNNNNNNNNNNNNNNNNNNNNNNNNNNNNNNNNNNNNNNNNNNNNNNNNNNNNNNNNNNNNNNNNNNNNNNNNNNNNNNNNNNNNNNNNNNNNNNNNNNNNNNNNNNNNNNNNNNNNNNNNNNNNNNNNNNNNNNNNNNNNNNNNNNNNNNNNNNNNNNNNNNNNNNNNNNNNNNNNNNNNNNNNNNNNNNNNNNNNNNNNNNNNNNNNNNNNNNNNNNNNNNNNNNNNNNNNNNNNNNNNNNNNNNNNNNNNNNNNNNNNNNNNNNNNNNNNNNNNNNNNNNNNNNNNNNNNNNNNNNNNNNNNNNNNNNNNNNNNNNNNNNNNNNNNNNNNNNNNNNNNNNNNNNNNNNNNNNNNNNNNNNNNNNNNNNNNNNNNNNNNNNNNNNNNNNNNNNNNNNNNNNNNNNNNNNNNNNNNNNNNNNNNNNNNNNNNNNNNNNNNNNNNNNNNNNNNNNNNNNNNNNNNNNNNNNNNNNNNNNNNNNNNNNNNNNNNNNNNNNNNNNNNNNNNNNNNNNNNNNNNNNNNNNNNNNNNNNNNNNNNNNNNNNNNNNNNNNNNNNNNNNNNNNNNNNNNNNNNNNNNNNNNNNNNNNNNNNNNNNNNNNNNNNNNNNNNNNNNNNNNNNNNNNNNNNNNNNNNNNNNNNNNNNNNNNNNNNNNNNNNNNNNNNNNNNNNNNNNNNNNNNNNNNNNNNNNNNNNNNNNNNNNNNNNNNNNNNNNNNNNNNNNNNNNNNNNNNNNNNNNNNNNNNNNNNNNNNNNNNNNNNNNNNNNNNNNNNNNNNNNNNNNNNNNNNNNNNNNNNNNNNNNNNNNNNNNNNNNNNNNNNNNNNNNNNNNNNNNNNNNNNNNNNNNNNNNNNNNNNNNNNNNNNNNNNNNNNNNNNNNNNNNNNNNNNNNNNNNNNNNNNNNNNNNNNNNNNNNNNNNNNNNNNNNNNNNNNNNNNNNNNNNNNNNNNNNNNNNNNNNNNNNNNNNNNNNNNNNNNNNNNNNNNNNNNNNNNNNNNNNNNNNNNNNNNNNNNNNNNNNNNNNNNNNNNNNNNNNNNNNNNNNNNNNNNNNNNNNNNNNNNNNNNNNNNNNNNNNNNNNNNNNNNNNNNNNNNNNNNNNNNNNNNNNNNNNNNNNNNNNNNNNNNNNNNNNNNNNNNNNNNNNNNNNNNNNNNNNNNNNNNNNNNNNNNNNNNNNNNNNNNNNNNNNNNNNNNNNNNNNNNNNNNNNNNNNNNNNNNNNNNNNNNNNNNNNNNNNNNNNNNNNNNNNNNNNNNNNNNNNNNNNNNNNNNNNNNNNNNNNNNNNNNNNNNNNNNNNNNNNNNNNNNNNNNNNNNNNNNNNNNNNNNNNNNNNNNNNNNNNNNNNNNNNNNNNNNNNNNNNNNNNNNNNNNNNNNNNNNNNNNNNNNNNNNNNNNNNNNNNNNNNNNNNNNNNNNNNNNNNNNNNNNNNNNNNNNNNNNNNNNNNNNNNNNNNNNNNNNNNNNNNNNNNNNNNNNNNNNNNNNNNNNNNNNNNNNNNNNNNNNNNNNNNNNNNNNNNNNNNNNNNNNNNNNNNNNNNNNNNNNNNNNNNNNNNNNNNNNNNNNNNNNNNNNNNNNNNNNNNNNNNNNNNNNNNNNNNNNNNNNNNNNNNNNNNNNNNNNNNNNNNNNNNNNNNNNNNNNNNNNNNNNNNNNNNNNNNNNNNNNNNNNNNNNNNNNNNNNNNNNNNNNNNNNNNNNNNNNNNNNNNNNNNNNNNNNNNNNNNNNNNNNNNNNNNNNNNNNNNNNNNNNNNNNNNNNNNNNNNNNNNNNNNNNNNNNNNNNNNNNNNNNNNNNNNNNNNNNNNNNNNNNNNNNNNNNNNNNNNNNNNNNNNNNNNNNNNNNNNNNNNNNNNNNNNNNNNNNNNNNNNNNNNNNNNNNNNNNNNNNNNNNNNNNNNNNNNNNNNNNNNNNNNNNNNNNNNNNNNNNNNNNNNNNNNNNNNNNNNNNNNNTCCAAAAACTATCCGTTATGAACATACTGTACACAAAAACCTTTATTGGTGACTACAAATGcgataaagaaataaattgataatcaATGCTAgtatttattttgtcaaaatcGACGTGTCCAGtaactaataaatttaaatttcgaATTTTCGTaagctttacaaaaaaaaaagaaattaaaagaaaaggaaaaatcaatGCCAATGAATGAGAGAGTACGCGTGGACCTAAAGCTAGAATAGATCGGACGGTGGAGAAAGCTGcgttaataaacaaaaaagaaggaatCCAACGGCCAATAGTGTAGCGTCAACTCAAAGCCAAACCCTCTCCCCCAaatatttttggtcttttaaaAACCCCCACAATCCCTCTCCTTCCTTCAATCTCCCTCTCGCCGCATCATagaaagctttcttcttcttcttcttcttctttcacacaTCCGTCTgattaatctctctctctatcctcCTACGATTCCGCAAACATGGTAACGATCCGCTTCTCTCTTCGTTTTTGATAGGATCAGATTACGTTTATTAGAGTTTTCTATGTCTCAGATCTCACGAGATTgcgttgatgttttttttttcctaaattgtTTGTGAATATCTTTGTTTCAGGCTCTACCAAACCAGCAGACCGTAGATTACCCTAGCTTCAAGCTCGTCATTGTTGGTGATGGTGGCACAGGTAATCTTCCCCGTACTTTTTCATCGACTAGTCCGTTGGTTTGTTTCTGATAATATCAATGGTTCTAAGCGGATCTTTCGAATCGTTTCTGTTTATAGTGGCTCAATCGATGTTTTAAGTATGGTATATtggtgtttgattgtttttgctaAACTCCTGATTGCTTTTTGTTGGTTGTTCAGGGAAGACTACTTTTGTCAAGAGACATCTCACTGGAGAGTTCGAGAAGAAGTATGAACGTAAGTATACCACAAAGATTGTTGTGTATTTTGCAAAATTTTCTATTCTTGCACGTTCTGAtgttttgatctctgatcgATCTCCTCTGTTGCAGCTACCATTGGTGTGGAGGTTCATCCTTTGGATTTCTTCACAAACTGTGGCAAGATCCGTTTCTACTGCTGGGACACTGCTGGTCAAGAGAAGTTTGGTGGCCTTAGGGATGGATACTAGTAAGTTTACTTTCCCTATTTCCTAAGATCTGGTTTTGTATGTTGTTCAACCAATCATCACTTATTGTCACAGTTAATAGGTGAAAGTGCTTAGTGTTCAATATTTAGTATGAGTAGTTATGGTGTGAAACTCAAGAAGGAACTTGCTTGCTGTTTCTGCAACTGATGTTCTCTTCCTGAATAATGGTTGATTTGATGATTCCATTTGAATATGTATCtaatctttgattttcttgCAGCATCCATGGTCAATGCGCCATCATAATGTTTGACGTCACAGCAAGGCTCACATACAAGAACGTTCCGACTTGGCACCGTGATCTTTGCAGGGTGTGTGAAAATATCCCGATCGTTCTGTGCGGGAACAAAGTCGATGTGAAGAACAGGCAAGTGAAGGCAAAGCAGGTCACATTCCACAGGAAGAAGAATCTGCAGTACTATGAGATTTCTGCAAAGAGCAACTACAACTTCGAGAAGCCCTTCTTGTACCTTGCTAGGAAGCTCGCCGGGGACCAAAACCTTCACTTTGTGGAGACGCCAGCTCTTGCTCCACCAGAGGTTCACATTGACATTGCTGATCAGCAAAAGAACGAGGCTGAGCTCTTACAGGCTGCTGCTCAGCCACtccctgatgatgatgatgatgtctttGAGTAAATCCTTCTGAATCGTCTGCTGCTGTGGGAAGCTCTCTtgcttttttttcgttttggtgTTCTCTATGTTGTTCTGATGTTACATATAAAATCTATCGGtcttgtaacaaaaaaaattagggcaATATTTTTGGATTGTTCCATTGGTATCTAAAGCTAAGTTGTTTCTTCCCAGGAATATGTTTTGATTGGAAAACTTGAATCTCCCAGCTTAATAAATACTTTGCCAGTATTTAGCTACTAGAGTCATATTATAATCCTGTGAAAACTTAGCTGCAAGTAGATCTTGTTGGGAGGAGATTTTGACATCTGTATAAAACCTCTAAAGACCTGAACAACATTGAGGAAGATAAGTTCTTTGACTACATAGCCAAAAGAAAAGTCTCCTTTTTTACGTCTATTCTAGATTTCTTTTcctaaagaaaagataaaaaaaagttactctagatgaatatattttttccttgaagaaatttataaataaataaatctttattTGGTAACATACATAGAATATTATAAAgaattacatttataaaatttacatattaataatgtatattTGACAGACCAACCACTAAGAAAttgcatttgtaaaaatatgtatttgtaaaaaatacaaACTTACAATGTAAATTTAGACGAACCAACACATAAAAGATTGTATTCGTAAAAATAATCCTTATAATGCATATTTTGACGGAGCAACGCCTAAAGATTGTATTCGCGAAAATATCAATCATAACCCGCTTTACTTTATGATTGTGATTTTCCCAAACCAACTcgtatatacaaaaaaaaccatcataatagaatatataatatatatatatatattattttttttaaaatatgttgttaaGAAGTACAACTATGTATATAGAGAGTACCATAATATCATTGATCTcattaaaagaataaaagagtATAGTAATCAAGTAGTTAGCATTTACTTCCTATGTCACTAATAGATTGATAttctaagatttatttttgtctctaaaatattgattttgtagattaaaaaaaataaaacaattatactactttataatttttcacGCATGGtatttatttaatagtttataatttCTCTATCTACCAAAAAgtaattgtaaattaatttataaataaaagttaaattttttattaatatgtgtGATAATgtcaaaacattaatttattaGGGATAGAAagaatagtttttaaaatttttagaatattattaaaatacaaaaaaaaaaattagtttccAAAATCAGGTTAGTTAGCATTTAGTTTAAAAATCGGATATGTTAAACATTAAACGTATTAAAAACCCTGtttcaagaaaaacatttgTGAGATAGTGACTTTCAACGCTACAAAGACTGTGATGACTAGTGCGAGTGCGAAAGGTGACCCTAGGGTTTTGAACGGCGGTGATCAAGATGCGATGATGGTGGATATGGGGGAGAGATCCAGGCCATCCGGTGAGCCACCGGATGCGCCAGGTCTATGGGTTAGTAAGATAACCGGAGGAACTGTTGGGGGACGCTTGGCTCCGGAGGCGGTGATGAATAATGATTTTGTGGATGCGAGAATGATGTTGGAATTTCCTGATGGTGAGGATGGGGAGCCGGTGGTTACTATTGGGAAGGAGATTTTGGAAGCGATGAATGGACTGTGGAAGAACTGTATGATTGTCAAGGTGTTAGGGAGGAGTGTGCCGATTGCGGTGTTAGGTCGGCGGTTGCGGGAAATATGAAAACCGAGTGCGGCGATGCATATTATGGATCTTCCACGGCAGTTTTTTATGATCCGGTTTGGCAGTGAAGAGGAGTACATGGCTGCTCTAACTAGGGGTCCATGGAGAATTTTTGGGAGTTACCTTTTGGTACGAGCTTGGTCACCGGACTTTGATCCGTTAAGGGATGAGATTACAACGACACCAGTTTGGGTGAGGTTGGCTAATCTCCCTTTGAACTTCTATCATAGTCGGGTGTTAATGGGGATTGCTAAAGGTGTGGGTAACCCGATTAAAGTGGATGTTCATACTCTGAATTTTGAGAGAGCTAGGTTTGCTCGAGTATGTGTGGAGGTAAACCTGAGTAGACCACTTAAGGGGACGATTATGGTTAATGCGGAGAGATTTGTCGTAGCTTATGAAGGTTTGAGTAACATATGTTCCGGTTGTGGTTTGTACAGACACTTAGTGAACTCATGTCCGAAGCGGGTACAGCCTCGTGACATTGCTGGTTCAATGGCCACAGAGGCGGACAAGGAAGCCTCGGGGAGTCAGGCTCAGGAGAATGATGGTTTTGTTCCGGTACGACACCCGGGAAGACGGTCGGAGTCCCATCGGAAAAGTGGTCTGGCTATGGTAGTAGGTGGTCGTAAATCTACGAATGGAAGTTCTGGTATCACCAATAAGAAAAGTGTATTAGCGAATATTACACTTTCGAATACTTTTGGGAGGTTGGGAGTTGATTTGGCAACACCGGAGAAAAGGACGGTTGGGTTTGATTTGGGGTAGGATAAGGAAAATATTGATGTTTCGAATAATATTCCGCAAGAGACTATTGATGGTTCgaatcaaattcaaaaggaaaGTAATATCGTGGGTAAGAAAGCATTGGTCTTTGGGGCTGGTTTGATGGAGAAATTGGTTGGGCCAATAGGTGCGCTTGGGGGCAAAACGGAAGTGTTTGTTAAAAGGCCAGATAAGCATTACGCGAAGCCCAAAAGTGCACGGTCGAATAAGCCCActaagggttttgtttttgaacaaACGAAGAGTGAAGTGGAATCGTCGGTGAATGGGAAACGTCTTCGGATTGAGAAAGACAATCTGGGGAGAGCGGGTGGTGTTTTTGTGTCTACTAATTTGAATGGAGGTGTGGTTGATTCTGGTACCCGTTCAGGCCCTGTTCTTGGTTCGGATGCGATTACAGGTTCTGCTTCGATGGAGGTATCGAATGGTACAGATGTGGTGTTGCGTCAGGAACCATCGCAAGTGGAGACGGAGCTCCAGGTGCAATGATGGTCCGCCCCGGCTCTTCTTGTCGTGTTTTATTCTGTAATGATTAAGGCTTTATTGTGGAATTGCCGGGGGGGGCAAATAAACCTAACTTCCGACGGTCAATCAGGTATTTGCATAAGAAGTTTTCTACAGATATATTGGCAGTGTTTGAGACCCATGCCGGTGGAGATAAAACAGGGCGTATATGTCGAGGGCTGGGGTTTGAGAACATGTTCCGAGTTGATGCAGTTGGTCATAGTGGTTGCTTATGGCTATTGTGGAGATCGGGTATTGGTAATGTCACGATCTTGGAATCATCTAATCAGTTTATTCACGCTCTTGTAGTGGAGGGGGTAGAGGTGTTGAATCTAATTGTTGTTTATGCTGCTCCCACCATAAGTCGTAGGAGTGGTCTCTGGGGTAAGTTATCTGAGGTGATTAGAAGGATTACTGGACCGGTGGTTATTGGTGGTGATTTTAACACGATTGTCCGGCTTGATGAGAGGACTGCGGGAAACGAGTTGTTATCTCTAGATTCTGTAGCTTTTGGGGAGTGGATTAATGAACTGTCTCTTATAGATATGGGGTTTCGGGGAAATCAATACACTTGGAAAAGGGGTCGAGTGGAGAgttcttttgtttctaaaagGTTGGACCGTGTATTCTGTTGTGCACATTCACGTCTTCAATGGCAAGAGGCTGTGGTCACTCATCTACCGTTCCTTGTTTCTGACCATGCTCTGCTGTATGTACAGCTTACGCCAGAGCCAATTGGAGATGCTAGCAGGAGGCCGTTTCGCTTTGAAGCTGCATGGTTACAACATCCGAGTTTCAAGGATCTTTTAGTGTCTTCGTGGGATAGCAGTATAAACACCCGTGAGGCTCTGGATAGATTACGAATGACAATGAAAAAGTGGAACAGAGAGGTCTTTGGGGATATCAATTCTCGGAAACTTCAACTTGAGAGTGCTATCAAGTCAGTTCAGGCTAGAATTGATCAAACTCAGACAATGGACCTGTTGGTAGAGGAGGATGCTTTGTTAAAGGAGTTAGATGTGGTATTAGAGCAAGAAGAGATGCTTTGGTTTCGAAAATCAAGAGCCAAGTGGTGGGTGCAGGTAGatagaaatacaaaaaaatttcacatatCTACAATAATCAGAAGGAGAAGGAATAAAGTAGATATGTTGAGAGATGATCTGGGCAGTTGGATATCTGAGGGGAAGGACCTTGAGAATTTGGCTGTGGAGTATTTTAGTCGTTTATACTCGCTAGATGATGTGGATGTGGAGACTGGTGTGTTACCATGTGAAGGTTTTCTGCGGTTGTCACGTGAAGAGGTTAATAGGCTTAATAAACCGTTTACTGCTTTGGAGGTCGAGAGAGCAATTCGTTGTATGGGGGACTTTAGAGCTCCTGGACCGGATGGGTTTCAGCCgtgtttttttatcaaaattgttGGTTAGTTGTGGGAGAGTCGGTGTTGCGGTTTGTTCTCGAGTTTTTTACTACTGGTTGTCTTTCTCCTAACACGAATGATGCACTGGTGACTCTTATTCTTAAGGTTGCTAAACCTGAGCGAATAACTTAGTTTAGACCAATAAGTTTGTGTAATGTTCTTTTTAAGACGATTACAAAAACAATGGTGGGAAGATTGAAGGAGGTTATATCTAATATAGTCGGACCTGCACAATCCAGTTTCATACCAGGACGTTTAAGTACTAATAACATTGTGGTGGTCCAAGAGGCTGTCCACTCCATGAAACGTGAGAAAGGTAAGAAAGGCTGGATGTTGTTGAAGTTGGATCTAGAGAAGGCTGATGATCGCATTTGCTGGGATTTTTTAGCAGTAACATTAAGGGCAGTTGGTTTGTCTGAGGAGTGGGTTGGTTGGATAATGCAATGCGTCTCAGGACCATCGATGACCCTGTAGTGGAATGGAGAGAAGAATGAGCCTTTTAAGCCTCAGAGGGGACTCCGACAAGGTGATCCTTTATCACCATacttgtttgtgttgtgtatgGAGAGGCTTTGTCATATGATTGAGGGGGACGTTGATCGTAAAGCTTGGAAGCCGATTAGCTTATCTGTTGGTGGGCCTAAATTATCACATAtctgttttgctgatgatttaattttgtttgtcgAAGCCTCTGTTGCTCAAATCCGAATAGTGAGAAAGGTGTTAGAGAGGTTCTGCTTGGCCTCAGGACAAAAAGTCAGTCTTGACAAGTCCAAAATCTTCTTTTTTGCTAATGTTTCCCGTGAGATGGGCAGTTTGATAAGTGCTGAGAGTGGCATCAAAACAACAAGGGAGCTTGGTAATTATTTGGGGATGCTGCTGTTACAAAAGAGAATTAATAAGGAGACTTATAGTGATGTTGTTGAGAAGGTTTCTTCTCCCTTGGCAGGATTGAAGGGAAAATGATTGAGTTTTGCGGGTAGGTTGACTCTTACAAACTCAGTGTTGTCCTCGATACCGATTCATACGATGAGTACAATCAAGCTTCCTGCGAGTACTCTCAATAAAGTAGACAAGATCTCTCGTGATTTTCTGTGGGGTACCACTACAGAGAAGAGGAAGATACATCTTCTTTCTTGGAAGCAAGTTTGCAGACCCAAGTGTGAAGGTGGTTTAGGGATCAGGGTGTCGGGGGAAATGAATAAGGCTATGCCTGCTAAAATAGGATGGAGGTTATTTCATGATCAAACAAGTTTATGGGCACGGGTGGTCCGTGCTAAATATAAATTTGGGAGTGTTCATGATACGGGGTGGTTGCGGAGCAAGAGTCACTAGTTTTCGACGTGGCGTAGTATTGGGATTGGGTTGCGTGAGGTGATTCTTATGGGTCTGAGTTGGGTTGTTGGGGACGGTAGGACACTTGAGTTCTGGACGGATTGTTGGTTGTTGCATAGACCATTAGTGGAGCTCGCTATACGGCTGTTGCTTGTGGGTTATGAAATGGCTACAGTTCGTGATTATTGGCAGGATGGTTTGGGATGGTTATGGGATCATATTGCACCTTATGTGATGATTGATCAGCGGTTGGAATTGGCGTCTGTGGTTCTGGACACGGTGACTGGGGCTCGAGATAGGTTGTCTTGGAGTGAGACAATGGATGGGAGTCTTACAGTTGGTTCGGCCTATGCTATGTTGATAAGGCATACCTATTCAGCACAAAATATGGGTTCTTTTTATGATAGAGTGTGGAAGGTTTTTGTACCGAAGAGGGTGAGGATATTTATCTGGCAAGCGGCGAGGCAAATCATTCTGACGAATACAGAGCGATGTTGATGTCATTTATGTGATGTTGATATCTGTCAAGTTTGTAATGGTGGTATCGCAACGATTATGCATGATCTTCGGGATTGTCCTGCAATGGACAGGGTGTGGCAGCGGCTTGTGCCTCAGTGGAAGCgccatattttcttttctcagaCTTTGCTGGAATGGTTATTTACTAATCTTAACAAGGAGGGTGGTTCAGCACGGAATCACTGGTCTGTGTTGTTTGCTTTAACGGTCTGGTGGGCGTGGAAATGGAGGTGTAGAAATGTGTGTGGAGATAATTCTTTGTGGCGGGACAGAGTTAAGTTTCTTATAGACTTGGCAAAGGCGGTAGTGGCTGCGAATGTGGAGACGAAAAGGTCAGTAGCAGAGAAGAGGGAATGTCTCATACATTGGTTGCCTCCGTTGGTTGGGTGGTACAAAGTAAATACTGATGGTGCGTCACGGGGCAACCCAGGGGTTGCAACCGCGGGTGGTGTACTACGAGATGGCTTGAGGAGTTGGTGTGGGGGATTTGCACTGAATATTGGTCGTTGTGGTGCACCGTTAGCAGAGTTATGGGGTGTATATTATGGTATTCTCTTAGCTTGGGAGCGGCGGGTTGGTAGAGTGGAGTTGGAAGTGGATTCCGAGTTGGTAGTTCGATTTCTTACAACGGGGATTGGTGACTCTCATCCGTTGTCTTTTCTGGTACGTATATGCTATGGCTTAATCTCACGGGAATGGATTGTTCGTGTTACTCATGTGTATAGGGAAACTAACTACCTTGCATATAGGTTAGCTAACTATGCGTTTACTTTATCACTAGGTTATCATGCTTTACATACAGttcctttttttgttgaacCTTTGCTGAATGCAGACTTATCAGGACCTGCGTGTCTTCGTCTTGTTAGAATGTAATTTTGATGTTTCAATAATAAAAGCTGGAAGGTTTTCCTCCTggtcatttacaaaaaaaaaaaaaaaaaaaaaaaaaaaaaaaaaaaaaaaaaaaaaaaaaatttttNNNNNNNNNNNNNNNNNNNNNNNNNNNNNNNNNNNNNNNNNNNNNNNNNNNNNNNNNNNNNNNNNNNNNNNNNNNNNNNNNNNNNNNNNNNNNNNNNNNNNNNNNNNNNNNNNNNNNNNNNNNNNNNNNNNNNNNNNNNNNNNNNNNNNNNNNNNNNNNNNNNNNNNNNNNNNNNNNNNNNNNNNNNNNNNNNNNNNNNNNNNNNNNNNNNNNNNNNNNNNNNNNNNNNNNNNNNNNNNNNNNNNNNNNNNNNNNNNNNNNNNNNNNNNNNNNNNNNNNNNNNNNNNNNNNNNNNNNNNNNNNNNNNNNNNNNNNNNNNNNNNNNNNNNNNNNNNNNNNNNNNNNNNNNNNNNNNNNNNNNNNNNNNNNNNNNNNNNNNNNNNNNNNNNNNNNNNNNNNNNNNNNNNNNNNNNNNNNNNNNNNNNNNNNNNNNNNNNNNNNNNNNNNNNNNNNNNNNNNNNNNNNNNNNNNNNNNNNNNNNNNNNNNNNNNNNNNNNNNNNNNNNNNNNNNNNNNNNNNNNNNNaaaaaaaaaaaaaaaaaaaaaaaaaaaaaagaaaaatacatttgttagataaatgaaaatattaagataatttctaaaaatttctatatatatgattttgtattcctttttttaagtaatatgCATATAACATTAGAGCTTGCAATCATCACGCCACGCAGACCATTTCTTAAACTTGTGTTGCTATGATTGGGGCGGTGGAGGAATTTTGCATGGACTATCCGAAACTACTTTTAGTAGAcctttaatagtatatatatatcaattttcaTCTTgtcaaaattcaaatcataagATTCTatgaacacacaaaacaaaagacaaaattgACGATCAActcaaatttttaggtttttattttcttggttgaTGCTCTCTTTTGTATTGATGGAGAATGCTTATGCTTTTTGTTGTGTTATCGTTCAAAATTCATAGCAATTGTTAGTGTACTAAAAGTACgttaaaaatattcatttaattCAAAGCtatttacatatatttgttaccaattaccaaataatataattataattttaaaaatatatgttaggattaatcttatttaaaattttcgaaATTGTTAATCTATTTTAGAAtggatatattttcaaataactaaaaacattaaaattaaatttaatgacTGCAATAATTCATACACTTTTCTATTAATAATTCTTTTGgtattcatattattattattgttaacatgatatatgatataaaaatatatctaataaatgaaatg is drawn from Camelina sativa cultivar DH55 chromosome 8, Cs, whole genome shotgun sequence and contains these coding sequences:
- the LOC104706338 gene encoding GTP-binding nuclear protein Ran-1 — its product is MALPNQQTVDYPSFKLVIVGDGGTGKTTFVKRHLTGEFEKKYEPTIGVEVHPLDFFTNCGKIRFYCWDTAGQEKFGGLRDGYYIHGQCAIIMFDVTARLTYKNVPTWHRDLCRVCENIPIVLCGNKVDVKNRQVKAKQVTFHRKKNLQYYEISAKSNYNFEKPFLYLARKLAGDQNLHFVETPALAPPEVHIDIADQQKNEAELLQAAAQPLPDDDDDVFE